A single Lolium perenne isolate Kyuss_39 chromosome 6, Kyuss_2.0, whole genome shotgun sequence DNA region contains:
- the LOC127305846 gene encoding protein PHOSPHATE-INDUCED 1-like has product MAVVRSKTALLLAAVMLASTAQLCIGARRRMELYRPDPADMLSFHNGGAVLHGDIPVSILWYGKFSAAQKSVIVDFLLSLTAETKAAAAAPSVAQWWSTIDQQYLSPVATTSSNGAGKKTTRVLLANQLSDGAYGAGSMGNSLTLEQIASLAATTKPKKGGIALVFTAEDVAVEGFGMGRCSLHGSDAGAGTAYIWVGNPATQCPGQCAWPFHQPAYGPQNPPLVAPNGDVGVDGMVMNLASMLAGAVTNPFGDAYYQGSSDAPLEACTACTGKFGSGSYPGYAGDLKVDSATGASYNANGARGRKYLLPALFDISTSACSTLV; this is encoded by the coding sequence ATGGCCGTAGTTCGCTCAAAGACCGCACTGCTGCTTGCAGCCGTGATGCTTGCAAGCACCGCGCAGCTCTGCATTGGGGCGAGGCGCCGCATGGAGCTGTACCGGCCAGACCCAGCCGACATGCTCTCCTTCCACAACGGCGGAGCCGTGCTCCACGGCGACATCCCCGTGTCCATACTCTGGTACGGCAAGTTCAGCGCGGCGCAGAAATCGGTGATCGTCGACTTCCTCCTCTCCCTCACCGCTGAGAcgaaggccgccgccgccgcgccgtccGTCGCGCAGTGGTGGAGCACCATCGACCAGCAGTACCTCTCCCCCGTGGCCACCACGAGCTCCAACGGCGCTGGCAAGAAGACGACCCGGGTGCTGCTCGCGAACCAGCTCTCCGACGGCGCCTATGGCGCGGGCTCCATGGGAAACTCTCTCACCCTGGAGCAGATCGCTTCCCTGGCCGCGACGACCAAGCCCAAGAAAGGCGGGATCGCGTTGGTCTTCACGGCTGAGGACGTGGCCGTGGAGGGCTTCGGCATGGGCCGGTGCAGCCTGCACGGCTCCGACGCCGGCGCCGGCACGGCCTACATCTGGGTCGGAAACCCGGCGACGCAGTGCCCCGGCCAGTGCGCGTGGCCGTTCCACCAACCCGCGTACGGGCCGCAGAAcccgcccctcgtggcgcccaatGGCGACGTGGGCGTGGACGGCATGGTCATGAACCTCGCCAGCATGCTCGCCGGCGCCGTCACCAACCCGTTCGGCGACGCCTACTACCAGGGCAGCAGCGACGCGCCGCTAGAGGCCTGCACCGCTTGCACGGGGAAATTCGGCAGCGGCTCCTACCCTGGCTACGCCGGGGACCTCAAGGTTGACTCGGCCACCGGCGCCAGCTACAATGCCAACGGCGCGCGCGGCAGGAAGTACTTGCTTCCGGCGCTCTTCGACATTTCCACGTCTGCTTGCAGCACTTTGGTGTAG